The genomic window CATAAATATAATCGCCAGTATTAAAAGTTACACCTTCAAAATTTAATTCACAATCTCTTTGTGAATCTGTTTTTTCAAAGTTTCTAAGAGGACACGTTCCAATTGCATATAATCCAACATTAATATTTTTTGTTTCGTCTATATCTCTTACATAACCATTTAAAATAATTGCTTTCCAATTATTATTTCTAGCAAAAGCCATTAATTTATCTCCAACAACTCCAAAAAATTCTTGTGAGTTATCAACTACAACAATTCTTCCTTTTCCATCTTCATCTCTTA from Arcobacter venerupis includes these protein-coding regions:
- the rraA gene encoding ribonuclease E activity regulator RraA, with the protein product MNIQTADLCDDNRDKEIQVLSAKFNNYGGLKKFSGQVVTVKLDKSNWLLLEMLRDEDGKGRIVVVDNSQEFFGVVGDKLMAFARNNNWKAIILNGYVRDIDETKNINVGLYAIGTCPLRNFEKTDSQRDCELNFEGVTFNTGDYIYADNDGVIVTKSKLI